Genomic window (Spirosoma sp. KCTC 42546):
TGATCGATACGCGCAAATTCATCCAGCATATACTGCTGTGCCGATAGCATAAACTGGAACTCTGGCGTTTCTTCTGGAAGAAATGGTTTTAGCTTCTCAATGGGATCAACTAAAAGAATCTGGGCTGTATACGTCTCTCGCTCTAGTGTTAAACCCAAGGTAAGCTGATGAAAACGGGCCATAATTTGCCCGAGTTTATAATGTAATTCCTCCGAAAACGTAAGCAGTTTTTCTCCTTCGGCAAATGAGAAGAGTACGCCAAACCGCTTACCTTCAGGTGCATTCAGTTCCTGAATGTATGTCCCGCTGGCATCGGCAACTGGGTAGGAAACAGGCAGTCCATTTTCCTGCAATAGAGTCAACAATCGAATTTCCTCGCCGATCTCAACTTCGGTACGCCAGTCCAGGCTATACAGGCGAAAAATAGATTTTGCCGAGCCATTGGTAACCAGATACGAGTGATTGACACCCGCTTTTAATAACTTACAGCTAGCCTGTTGATTCAAATTATACTTGTCTTGTAAAAACTGGGCAAGGTGGGCTGTCGATAAAATTGACGAAGAAACCGGGAAGGGTTGCATGAATGCATGGTTAAAAGGGCGCAGAGGAGTTTCGCGCCCAACAAGAAAATATCGTAAGTACGTATTATTTAGCCGGATCGTACCGGGCAGCATCAATAATGGACCAGAGGTGAATGATCCACCCCATCAGGAAAAACCAAAGCGCACCAGCCAATACAAACTGTAAAATAGCCATCAGCAACCGGCCCTGTAAGAGTTGCCCTAAACCGGGAATGAAGAAACTACAAAGAGCAGCCAACACGTTGCCACCCGAACCTTGACCTGCCATTAGTTTTGTTAAGTTTTATAAAACTGAGACCTAATCGCAATAATATATAAAAAAGTAATCTTCATTCAGATATAAAGCCCTTCTTTTTCCTAAGTTCTTCTAAATCTATTTTTTTTAGCTCTGACATTTGCCACAGTATAGGATCAATACTCCAGTCTCGAACGTGATCGAACATTGTCTGCCAAAAGAATATTCTAAAACGAATTAAATTATGAATTTTATTCGCAAGTTCAACCAATACTTTCATCTCATCTAATGATACAGATTGGGTTCTAGGGCTATTATCTATGTGGGCGTAAACTTGATCCCTCAAACTAACAACTCGACTAATTAGCTCCTTATGAGTATTTATTAGAATACGTACTTCAGCTACCAGGCTTACAATATCAGATTTTGATTTTACCTCTTCCGTCAATTTATTTTTATTATCTTCCATCAAACTTCTCAAAGTCAATCCATATTCTGATGTTTCTAATTTATTACATAGTTTATAAAAACTTCGTTCTTCATTCTTCTTTGAACTAAATAATTTAGAGAGCTGAATAATAGATATAAATTTCAATTGATAAATGTGATGCTTAAAAAATCCATATTTTTTTATTTGGTCTTCGAAATCATATTTTTCTATCATTAACCTTCTCATATTTCCTAGAGAAATATTTAGGTCAACTATTAAATTACTTTGATCT
Coding sequences:
- a CDS encoding phosphotransferase, whose protein sequence is MQPFPVSSSILSTAHLAQFLQDKYNLNQQASCKLLKAGVNHSYLVTNGSAKSIFRLYSLDWRTEVEIGEEIRLLTLLQENGLPVSYPVADASGTYIQELNAPEGKRFGVLFSFAEGEKLLTFSEELHYKLGQIMARFHQLTLGLTLERETYTAQILLVDPIEKLKPFLPEETPEFQFMLSAQQYMLDEFARIDQSKIRRGIVHLDIWFDNLNIASDGTITLFDFDFCGNGLLCLDIAYYILQIHSTEAEVGEFTKKKESFLQGYESITKISDEEMRLLPMLAESIYFFYVGVQCERFDNWSNTFLNDLYLKRFINLRLKRWFDFNNLGK